CGGCAAACTCTACACCCGCAAGGGATACAAAGGTCAGGAGCGATTGCTTTTCGATCCGACAACATACAAGGACGGAAGCGGCAGCACCTTCGTCATCAGCGAAGTCGCACCGAATATCGACGCCTCAAAGGTGATCGTCACCGTCTCGCCGAACGGTTCGGAAAATTCCGTCATGCTGATCATTGACGTCAGGGACGGCCACATCTGGCCCGAGAGGATTGACCGCTGCTGGTTCGCTTCGCCGTCGTGGCTTCCAGACGGCAAGTCGTTTTTCTACAACCGGATGAACACCGCCGATCTGCACGACAAAGCACGTGAGCTCGACAGCAAGGTGTTGCTGCACGTGGTTGGCACCGATCCATCGACCGACCGCGAAATCTTTTCACGCACCCACAATCCCGCCCTGCCCATCAAGCCTGAGGACATTCCGTCGGTCATATACGACCGGAAAAGCGAGAAAATTTTCGCCTTCGTCGGCAGCGTCGATCCCAGAGTCACCGCATGGTATGCTCCTGCCAGGTTCTGGAACGAAAAAACCATCCCCTGGAAAACGCTCTTCCGCCCTGAAGACGATGTTTACGATTTTGCCGCGACCAAACACAATCTCTACGTCTTCACACCGAAGAACGCGCCGCGCTTCAAAGTACTGAAAACCTCGCTCGACCACCCCGATCTGGCGACCGCCGAAACGGTCATTCCGGAACCGGCGGAGGGCACCCTTACCGCCCTGGCGCTGACCAACGAAGGACTCTTCTACACCATCTCCACCAACGGCGTCCGGGAGGAGTTGTATCATCTGAACTACGGCAGCACAAAGCCGGAAAAGATCGAGACTCCGTTCGAGGCGGGCACGATGTCGATCGGTTCAAAGGGATTCGACAGGCCTGAACTGTGGACGGTCATAGGCGGCTGGAACCACGACTATCGCCGCTACCGCTACGATGCGAAGCACAATCGTTTCATCGACGAAACGCTCTCGTCGAAGGCGAGCTACCCCGAATACGACAACCTTGAAGTCAAGGAGGTAATGGCGACCTCCTATGACGGCGTCAAGGTGCCGCTGTCGCTGATCTACAATCGCGGCATCAGGATGGATGGCAAAAATCCCGTGCTGATCTACGGTTACGGCGCGTATGGCAACTCGATGACCCCGTTCTTCAACCCCTCGTTCCTGCTCTGGACCTACAAGGGCGGCATCCTCGCCGTGGCCCACGTACGCGGCGGCGGAGAGCTGGGCGACGCCTGGCACAAGGCGGGCATGAAATCGACCAAGCCCAACACCTGGAAAGACCTCATCGCCTGCGCCGAATATCTGATTCATGAGGGCTACACCTCGCCCGAACACATCGCCATCAACTCGGCCAGCGCAGGCGGCATTCTCATCGGGCGCGCCATAACCGAGCGCCCCGACCTCTTCGCCGCCGCCATGCCGCAGGTCGGCGTGCTCAACGCGGTGAGAGGCGAATTCAGCCCCAATGGCCCGGTCAACGTGCCCGAATTCGGCACCGTCAAAAACCCCGAGGAGTGCAAGGCGCTCCTCGAAATGGATGCCTACCTGCACATCCGCGACGGCGTAAAATACCCCGCAGTGCTCATCACAGCAGGCATGAACGACCCGAGAGTCCCCGCCTGGCAACCGGCCAAATTCGCCGCAAGGTTACAGGAAGCCACCACCTCCGGCAAACCGGTGCTTTTTTTCACGGATTACAAAGCCGGCCACGGCATCGGCGACACGAAGACGAAGCAGTTCGAATCGCTCGCCGACATGCTGAGCTTCGGATTGTGGCAGACCGGCGGAGCCGCCCAATGATGAATTTTGAATGAAGAATTGCAGGGGCCACCAAGTCCACGACGTCTCTCCAGTCCACAATTTCCGAAGCCTCTTGGCTGCCCACTCAAAACGTGAAGCATTCGGCTCCACTACCAGGCTGAGGCATGGCGCTCCGAGGATCAACGCCGCTTTAACCACCCCTTTCGCTCATCCTCCGGGAAGCGCTCGATGGCGTAGCGCAGCATCGTACGGGGCATGGCGATAGCGTAGTGCTCAAGGAAGGCTTCGAGCAATGGCTGATCGCGTTTGCCAACTTCGCGGAGCATCCATCCGGTGGCTTTGTGGAGCAGCTCTTCGGGGTCGGTGAGCAGGCGTTCGGCCAAGGCAAGAGTGTCGGAGAAGTCGTTGTTACGAATGAAGTGGAAGGTCGAAACGATAGCGATGCGGCGCTCCCAGAGGCTGGACGATTCGACGAAGCGGTAAAGCCGCGAGCGGTCGCGAGTGTGGAGATGGCGGCCAACGATGCAGGGTGCGGAAAGATCAACCAGGTCCCAGTTATTGATACGGCCGGTTAGCGTGCAGTAGAACTCGTACAGCGCCTCCCTGCCGCTCTCGCTTGACGACTGGTAACGCTCGATGAGCAGCAGCAACGCAAGCATCCGGTCTTCGTGCCACGGCGAGTCAAGCAGCTCCGAGATCACCTCGACGCCCGCGTGCAGGAACTCGCGGCAGAGCTTGCGAAGTACCGGCACACGAATGCCGCGAAACCGGTCGCCCTCGCCATACTCACCGGGACCGGTCTTGAAAAAGCGACGGAGAATTCCCGCCGTTGGCTCGTCGGCGAGAGATTCGAGACGGGATTGAATTGTTTTGATCATCGGGTTCTCTGCTCAAGGTTCACGCCAGTTCGGCCAACTCCGCCCAGCGCTCCATGTCTTTGTCGAGCTTCGTCTGAATTTTGTGCAGTTCGTCGCCCAACTTTTGCACCGCATCGAAATCCGAACCGGCGGCGGCAAGTTCGGCGTTGATCGCTTCCTGCCGCTCTTCGGCTTCGGCGATGGCCTGTTCGAGCTGCTCAAGTTCGCGCTTCTCCTTGCTGTTGAGTTTGCGCTGTTTCGGCGACAATGTCGGCTTCGGCGCTTCGGACGCGGGTTTGGCTGCGGGCGCAGGTTTCTGCTTGGCGGCTTGCTCTTCGGCGGCGATTGCGGCTTTCATTTCGAGATAGACGCTGTAGTTGCCAGGGTAACGGCGCACGATGCCGTCGCCCTCGAAGGCGAAGATGTGCTCGACGGTGCGGTCGAGGAAGTAGCGGTCGTGGCTCACGACAACGAGGCACCCCGGAAAGGTGTCGAGGTAGTCTTCGAGCACGCGCAGGGTTGGAATGTCGAGGTCGTTGGTCGGCTCGTCGAGCAAGAGCACGTTCGGCGCACCGATGAGCTGGCGCAACAGATAGAGCCGACGACGCTCGCCGCCCGAAAGATTGCCGATGGGGTTGTACTGCGCTGCCCCTGAAAAGAGGAACCGTTCGAGCATCTTGGCCGCGGAGACCAGCGTGCCATCCTTGGTCTTTATCTGCTCGGCCTCCTCCTTGATATACTCGATCACGCGCTTCGAGTCGTCGAGGTGACGGCTCTCCTGGTCGTAGTAGCCAATCTTGACCGTAGGGCCGATCTCGATGCGCCCGGTGTCGGGCTTCGTGCGCCCGGCAATCATTTCGAGCAGCGTGGTCTTGCCGGAGCCGTTCGGGCCGATGATGCCGATGCGATCGCCCTTTTCGAGCAGGTAGTCGAACGAGCGAAGCAGCTTTTTCTGGCCCCACGATTTCGAGACGTCGTGGAACTCGACGATCTTGTTGCCGAGCCGCTCCGCGCCGAAGCCGATCTCCATCTCCTGCTTCTCTGCCTTTTTCGGCGCATAGACCAGCGTTTCGGCTCGCTGCAAGCGTGCCTTCTGCTTGGTGGTGCGCGCCTTCGCGCCAGTGCGCATCCATTCAAGCTCCTGCTTTGCCAGGGCGTTGCGCTTGCGCTCGTCGCGAATCTCCTGCGCCTCCTCCGCCTCCTTCTGGACGAGGTAGCTCGCGTAGCCGCCGGTGTAGGTTTTGGCTGTTTTGCCGTCGAGTTCGATCATACGGGTGGCAACACGGTCGAGGAAGTAGCGGTCGTGCGTGATGAGAATCACCGCCCCGGCGTAGCGGCGGATGTAGCTTTCGAGCCACTCGACGCTGTCGGCATCGAGGTGGTTGGTCGGCTCGTCGAGAATCAGCGCATCGCTCGGCACCACGAGGGCGTGAGCAAGCGCCACACGCTTGCGCTGGCCGCCGGAAAGCGTGCCCATCTTCGCCGTCAGGTCGTTCAGGCCGAGTTTGCCGAGCACCGCCTTGGCGTTCGACTCCAGCTCCCACGCGCCGCTCACGTCGAGTTCGTGCGACAGGTGCGTCACCTTCTCGATCAGCGCGGTCTGGTCGCCCTCTGCATGGTCAAGCGCCTCAAGAGCCAGTTCGTACTCGCAGATGAGCGCCATCACCTTGTCGCCCGACTTGAGCACCGCTTCGAGCACCGTGTCGTCCGCGTCGTACGGCGAGACCTGCGGCAGGTAGGAGATTTTCTTTTCCTTCGACACCATCACCCTCCCGGTGTCGGGCGTCTCGCTCCCGGCGAGGATTTTCATCAGCGTGCTTTTGCCGCTGCCGTTCGCACCGATGATGCCAACCTTGTCGCGGTCATCGATGCCGAACGACACCTCCTCGAAAAGCGTTTTCAAACCATACCTCTTGGTAATCCCCTCAACCGTCAGTAATACCATGTCCGCCCTTGTTTAGCCCTGAAAAAGCCTCAATATACCATTCCTCTTTCCAGCCGGAGCTTCGTTTCCATATCATCATTTTTTTCCATACAATAAAATCGACACCAACGGTTCTTACGACCCTTCTTAACCCCGGCACTGCAGCTCCGGACAATCAAGCTCAAACGCGATGGCCACTCTCGAAGAAACGCTCGCCTGGACCGAAATTCCTCTGCCCGAAGCCCTCAAAAACCTCAAACAGGAGCAGCAGCTGGCGCTCACCAGTTACATCAAAGCTGTGGTTGACAATAAGACCGACGGTTTCGACGAGCTGTACCACGCCATCGGCTCGATCGTGCGGTTCATTCCCCACTTTATCGTTGTGCCGCTCATGGTCGAACATATCCGCCCGCAGATTTCCGCCGGCGTCTGCCGGACGATGGGCGTCGATCAGGCGGTGAACTACGCCAACGACCTGCCACTCGAATATTTCAGCGAAGTCTCGCGCCATCTGGACAACGACCTCATGGCGCGCATCCTCGAAAAGATGAAACGGAACCAGGCAGAGAAAGTGATTCTGTTCGAGCTGCTGCACCACCGTTCGCACATGCTCGGCATTGCCGAACACCTCGACCGCCGGCTGCTTGAATTCGTGGCCAAAAACCTTGAAATCAACGGGTTCTCCGAAAGTGATCCGGAGCTTGCAAAACACAAACTGCTGCTGGAAAAAATACGCAATCTGCGCTGAGCAGAAATGGCGAAACAGGGGATCCCGGCCTGACTGGACCTGCCTGTTTTTTTTCTTGCTGATTGTTGAAAGATTTACCGGTTGACAACGTCTCAATTATTGAACAGGACGGATTTCGGCACCCGCTGCTTTTTTATCAGGGCATCGCGATTCCGGCCAGTGAGGTTTACCATACAAGTCAAAGGAACCGATCCATGAAAAAATCACTCTTTCTCGCCACTGCCGGATTTGCAGGATTGCTGCTCGGCACACCCCAGAACAATGCCCAGGCTGAAGTCAATTTGAATATCAACATTGGCGGCCCTCGTTATGTCGGGAACTATGGCCCGGATTTCATCTACCTCGACGATTACGGTTTTGCCGTCTCTTGGGGCTGGGACTACGACGTCATCAGGCTTGGCAATTTCTACTTTATCTACCGCGATGGCTACTGGTTCCGCTCACCAAGCTACCGCGGGCCGTGGGCTCGTGTCAGATATTGGGAGCTCCCCTACCAGCTCAGGAGATATAGCTGGAACGACATCAGACGCCGCCGTGACCGTGAATACAGAAGGTACGACCGCGCTTACTGGGACAGGTACTTCAGGGATCAGCGTGCCCGGTATGGCGACGGCCCATTGTATGCCGGAGACTATGGCCCGGATTTCATTTATCTCGACGATTACGGTTTTGCCGTCTCCTGGGGCTGGGACTACGACGTCATCAGGCTTGACAATTTCTACTTTATCTACCGCGATGGCGACTGGTTCCGCTCATCGAACTACCGCGGGCCGTGGGCTCGTGTCAGATATTGGGATCTCCCCTACCAGATCAGAAGGCATGACTGGAACGACATCAGACGCCGTCGCGACACTGAATACAGAAGGCATGACAAGACCTTCTGGGACAGGCATTTCAGGGAACAGAGAATGCAAATTCAGCGAGACGACCGTGACAGAAGGCCCGATTTCAGACCTGACGGAAGGCCTGACTTCAGAAATGACGATGGAAAATCCGGTGGCGGAAACATCCAGAGACTTGAAGGAAGGCCCGATTTAAAACCATTGCCGCTGCCACAAGCACCGCCTCAGCCCCAGGGAGTTCCTGATGGCAAACCTGATGGCAAATGGTTTCATGACAGAGGGTCTGACAGAAAAGAATTTGAAAGAAAAGATTCTGAGCTGAAAAGTTTTGAGGGAAAGGGTTCTGATGGAAGAGGCTTTGAAGAAAAAGGGTCTGACGGAAGAAGGTTTGACCGCAGCAGCTTTGAGCGAAAGGATTCTGATGGAAAAAGTTTTGACCGAAAGGGTTTTGACGGAAAGAGCTTTGAAGGCAAAGGATCTGATCGAAAAAATTCTGACGGAAAAGGGTCTGACAACAAAGATTCTGAAGACAACTCCAACGGAAAGTCAGACAAGAGCGGGCGCTTTCATGGAAACCCTGAAAGCGGATGGAACCAGGTGCGTTAACAACTCTGGCTGCTGATCCTATAAGGTGTCGACACAACCAAAGGCTATCCCGAGAGCAAAACCGGGACAGCTTTTTCGTTTTCGCTGGAAAACAGCAAACATAGCCACCCGCCGCATTCACACCTCGTGG
The nucleotide sequence above comes from Chlorobaculum tepidum TLS. Encoded proteins:
- a CDS encoding prolyl oligopeptidase family serine peptidase, producing MNYRTMLAGHTPAILCLSALLFSTPIPARADNKANMDAPSANVVETVCGERIADPYRPLENLKDPKVAAWYRRESDHARQVLDAIPGRNELIEKMKEFDQRRKEKVFDLSITDNDHYFYLKQTPVDETGKLYTRKGYKGQERLLFDPTTYKDGSGSTFVISEVAPNIDASKVIVTVSPNGSENSVMLIIDVRDGHIWPERIDRCWFASPSWLPDGKSFFYNRMNTADLHDKARELDSKVLLHVVGTDPSTDREIFSRTHNPALPIKPEDIPSVIYDRKSEKIFAFVGSVDPRVTAWYAPARFWNEKTIPWKTLFRPEDDVYDFAATKHNLYVFTPKNAPRFKVLKTSLDHPDLATAETVIPEPAEGTLTALALTNEGLFYTISTNGVREELYHLNYGSTKPEKIETPFEAGTMSIGSKGFDRPELWTVIGGWNHDYRRYRYDAKHNRFIDETLSSKASYPEYDNLEVKEVMATSYDGVKVPLSLIYNRGIRMDGKNPVLIYGYGAYGNSMTPFFNPSFLLWTYKGGILAVAHVRGGGELGDAWHKAGMKSTKPNTWKDLIACAEYLIHEGYTSPEHIAINSASAGGILIGRAITERPDLFAAAMPQVGVLNAVRGEFSPNGPVNVPEFGTVKNPEECKALLEMDAYLHIRDGVKYPAVLITAGMNDPRVPAWQPAKFAARLQEATTSGKPVLFFTDYKAGHGIGDTKTKQFESLADMLSFGLWQTGGAAQ
- a CDS encoding DNA alkylation repair protein, translating into MIKTIQSRLESLADEPTAGILRRFFKTGPGEYGEGDRFRGIRVPVLRKLCREFLHAGVEVISELLDSPWHEDRMLALLLLIERYQSSSESGREALYEFYCTLTGRINNWDLVDLSAPCIVGRHLHTRDRSRLYRFVESSSLWERRIAIVSTFHFIRNNDFSDTLALAERLLTDPEELLHKATGWMLREVGKRDQPLLEAFLEHYAIAMPRTMLRYAIERFPEDERKGWLKRR
- a CDS encoding ABC-F family ATP-binding cassette domain-containing protein; its protein translation is MVLLTVEGITKRYGLKTLFEEVSFGIDDRDKVGIIGANGSGKSTLMKILAGSETPDTGRVMVSKEKKISYLPQVSPYDADDTVLEAVLKSGDKVMALICEYELALEALDHAEGDQTALIEKVTHLSHELDVSGAWELESNAKAVLGKLGLNDLTAKMGTLSGGQRKRVALAHALVVPSDALILDEPTNHLDADSVEWLESYIRRYAGAVILITHDRYFLDRVATRMIELDGKTAKTYTGGYASYLVQKEAEEAQEIRDERKRNALAKQELEWMRTGAKARTTKQKARLQRAETLVYAPKKAEKQEMEIGFGAERLGNKIVEFHDVSKSWGQKKLLRSFDYLLEKGDRIGIIGPNGSGKTTLLEMIAGRTKPDTGRIEIGPTVKIGYYDQESRHLDDSKRVIEYIKEEAEQIKTKDGTLVSAAKMLERFLFSGAAQYNPIGNLSGGERRRLYLLRQLIGAPNVLLLDEPTNDLDIPTLRVLEDYLDTFPGCLVVVSHDRYFLDRTVEHIFAFEGDGIVRRYPGNYSVYLEMKAAIAAEEQAAKQKPAPAAKPASEAPKPTLSPKQRKLNSKEKRELEQLEQAIAEAEERQEAINAELAAAGSDFDAVQKLGDELHKIQTKLDKDMERWAELAELA